A region of Vitis riparia cultivar Riparia Gloire de Montpellier isolate 1030 chromosome 1, EGFV_Vit.rip_1.0, whole genome shotgun sequence DNA encodes the following proteins:
- the LOC117911947 gene encoding probable AMP deaminase isoform X2 translates to MIAETSLRYTQPKRSVFKQTELKGFIEFSVPMDPGSSSSSSSSSAFPLHMAMAALVGASLMAISAFYVHKRSVDQVLHRLIDIRRGGPAKADDHGGGERGDCDDAEAEVETNRKMRGRGPSRSLDKAALCCRRVSSSLPNAVLDSSWFDEESNFDPPEPFSVQDFSSCHFDKLNSIPSGLPPLQTAPKDEEHLSASHSGSNVRVAPVSRLMTPRSLGGNAFDSAGDSDEEGTELVIGEDTFFNYPDINHSVDFMGINDLNSNVQNSTLLPFKVDNGNCFQDQKCRGTKTESNVGVDLHVNGKMDTASGNILGTRPISANTISPLRTIVQEEEEVLEMIRGCLDLRDTYVYREKVAPWEKVTELGSTALETSSDPFHFDLVETTTHHFGMEDGVVHVYASKNDTVDLFPVASSTTFFTDMHHILRIMAIGNVRSSCHHRLRFLEEKFRLHLLVNADREFLAQKSAPHRDFYNIRKVDTHVHHSACMNQKHLLRFIKSKLRKEPDEVVIFRDGKYLTLREVFESLDLTGHDLNVDLLDVHADKSTFHRFDKFNLKYNPCGQSRLREIFLKQDNLIQGRFLAELTKQVLLDLEASKYQMAEYRVSIYGRKQSEWDQLASWFINNSIYSENAVWLIQLPRLYNVYKQMGIVTNFQNILDNVFIPLFEVTIDPSSHPQLHVFLKQVVGFDIVDDESKPERRPTKHMPTPAEWTNEFNPAYSYYAYYCYANLYTLNKLRESKGLPTIKFRPHCGEAGDVDHLAAAFLLCHNISHGINLRKSPVLQYLYYLAQVGLAMSPLSNNSLFLDYGRNPFPMFFQRGLNVSLSSDDPLQIHLTKEALVEEYSVAAQVWKLSSCDLCEIARNSVYQSGFSHMAKMHWLGSKYFMRGPEGNDIHKTNLPNTRIAFRHETWKEEMMYVYAGKAKFPEEIDLV, encoded by the exons ATGATCGCCGAAACCTCACTTCGCTATACACAGCCGAAACGCAGCGTTTTCAAGCAAACCGAACTCAAGGGTTTTATCGAATTCTCCGTTCCGATGGATCCTGGGTCGTCGTCCTCGTCGTCCTCATCGTCGGCATTCCCTCTCCACATGGCGATGGCGGCGCTGGTCGGAGCATCGCTGATGGCTATCTCCGCCTTCTACGTTCACAAGCGCAGCGTCGATCAGGTTCTCCACCGCCTTATCGACATCCGCCGCGGAGGCCCTGCCAAGGCCGATGACCACGGCGGAGGAGAGCGAGGTGACTGCGACGACGCTGAGGCAGAGGTTGAGACTAATCGCAAAATGCGGGGACGGGGTCCATCTAGGTCTTTGGATAAGGCCGCACTTTGCTGTAGAAGAGTCTCGTCTTCCTTGCCCAATGCCGTTTTGGACAGTTCTTGGTTCGATGAAGAATCTAATTTTGATCCTCCAGAGCCTTTCTCCGTCCAAGATTTTTCCTCTTGTCACTTTGATAAACTCAACTCCATTCCCTCTGGACTGCCACCGCTTCAAACGGCTCCAAAAGACG AAGAGCATCTCTCTGCTAGCCACTCTGGTTCCAATGTGAGGGTGGCACCTGTTAGTAGGCTAATGACTCCAAGATCTCTGGGAGGCAATGCATTTGACAGTGCAGGGGATTCCGATGAGGAAGGAACGGAACTTGTAATTGGAGAGGACACTTTTTTCAACTATCCAGACATTAATCATTCAGTTGATTTTATGGGTATTAAT GATTTAAATTCAAACGTTCAGAATTCAACTCTCCTTCCCTTTAAAGTTGATAATGGCAACTGTTTTCAAGATCAGAAATGCAGAGGAACCAAAACTGAATCAAATGTTGGTGTAGATCTGCATGTCAATGGAAAGATGGACACAGCTTCAGGGAACATTTTGGGAACTAGGCCTATTTCTGCCAACACCATTTCACCACTGAGAACCATAGTGCAGG AAGAGGAGGAAGTACTGGAGATGATTCGTGGATGTTTAGATTTGCGGGATACCTACGTTTACAGGGAAAAAGTTGCTCCATGGGAGAAGGTAACAGAGCTAGGAAGTACTGCACTGGAGACAAGCAGTGATCCATTTCACTTTGACCTTGTTGAGACAACTACT CATCACTTCGGGATGGAAGATGGAGTTGTACATGTTTATGCGAGCAAAAATG aCACTGTGGATCTTTTCCCTGTTGCAAGTTCAACAACATTTTTCACTGATATGCATCATATTCTAAGAATTATGGCTATTGGAAATGTTCGATCTTCATGTCATCATCGATTAAGATTTCTTGAGGAG AAATTCCGCCTTCATCTGTTAGTAAATGCAGATCGGGAGTTTCTGGCTCAGAAGAGTGCACCACATCGCGATTTCTACAATATTAGAAAGGTTGATACACATGTGCATCATTCTGCCTGCATGAACCAGAAGCACCTCCTGCGCTTCATCAAGTCTAAGCTCAGAAAAGAACCTGATGAG GTTGTCATATTCCGAGATGGGAAGTATCTCACACTTAGGGAAGTTTTTGAGAGTTTAGATTTGACAGG GCATGATCTGAATGTTGATCTATTGGATGTGCATGCTGACAAGAGTACCTTCCATAGATTTGACAAGTTCAATCTTAAGTATAATCCTTGCGGACAAAGCAGATTAAGAGAGATCTTCTTAAAGCAGGACAATCTTATCCAAG GGCGTTTTCTAGCAGAATTAACAAAACAAGTTCTATTGGATCTTGAAGCAAGCAAATACCAG ATGGCTGAGTATAGAGTGTCAATATATGGAAGGAAACAAAGCGAATGGGATCAGCTGGCGAGTTGGTTTATTAACAATTCAATTTACAGTGAGAATGCTGTTTGGTTAATCCAG CTACCACGGCTATATAATGTTTACAAGCAAATGGGGATTGTTACAAACTTTCAGAATATTTTAGATAATGTGTTTATTCCTTTATTCGAAGTAACAATTGATCCAAGTTCTCATCCGCAACTACATGTATTCCTAAAGCAG GTTGTGGGTTTCGACATTGTAGATGATGAAAGTAAACCAGAAAGGCGTCCAACTAAACACATGCCCACGCCTGCCGAATGGACCAATGAATTCAATCCTGCATACTCTTACTATGCTTATTACTGCTATGCTAACTTGTACACTCTCAACAAG CTTCGTGAGTCAAAAGGACTGCCAACAATCAAATTCCGGCCACACTGTGGAGAG GCAGGTGATGTAGACCATTTGGCTGCTGCATTCCTTCTCTGCCATAACATTTCTCATGGGATTAATTTGCGGAAATCCCCTGTTTTGCAGTATCTGTATTATCTTGCTCAG GTTGGACTGGCTATGTCACCACTGAGCAATAATTCGCTTTTCCTGGATTATGGTCGCAATCCATTTCCGATGTTCTTCCAGCGTGGCCTAAATGTTTCACTCTCAAGCGATGATCCTCTGCAAATCCATTTGACAAAAGAAGCCCTTGTGGAAGAATATAGTGTTGCAGCACAG GTGTGGAAACTCAGTTCCTGTGATCTATGTGAGATAGCAAGGAACTCTGTCTATCAATCTGGATTTTCACATATGGCAAAG ATGCATTGGCTTGGTAGTAAATACTTCATGAGAGGCCCTGAAGGAAATGATATTCACAAGACAAATCTGCCCAACACAAGGATTGCCTTCCGTCATGAG ACATGGAAGGAGGAGATGATGTATGTCTACGCTGGAAAGGCTAAGTTTCCTGAAGAGATAGACCTTGTATAA
- the LOC117911947 gene encoding probable AMP deaminase isoform X1 produces MIAETSLRYTQPKRSVFKQTELKGFIEFSVPMDPGSSSSSSSSSAFPLHMAMAALVGASLMAISAFYVHKRSVDQVLHRLIDIRRGGPAKADDHGGGERGDCDDAEAEVETNRKMRGRGPSRSLDKAALCCRRVSSSLPNAVLDSSWFDEESNFDPPEPFSVQDFSSCHFDKLNSIPSGLPPLQTAPKDEEHLSASHSGSNVRVAPVSRLMTPRSLGGNAFDSAGDSDEEGTELVIGEDTFFNYPDINHSVDFMGINDLNSNVQNSTLLPFKVDNGNCFQDQKCRGTKTESNVGVDLHVNGKMDTASGNILGTRPISANTISPLRTIVQESTNVEEEEVLEMIRGCLDLRDTYVYREKVAPWEKVTELGSTALETSSDPFHFDLVETTTHHFGMEDGVVHVYASKNDTVDLFPVASSTTFFTDMHHILRIMAIGNVRSSCHHRLRFLEEKFRLHLLVNADREFLAQKSAPHRDFYNIRKVDTHVHHSACMNQKHLLRFIKSKLRKEPDEVVIFRDGKYLTLREVFESLDLTGHDLNVDLLDVHADKSTFHRFDKFNLKYNPCGQSRLREIFLKQDNLIQGRFLAELTKQVLLDLEASKYQMAEYRVSIYGRKQSEWDQLASWFINNSIYSENAVWLIQLPRLYNVYKQMGIVTNFQNILDNVFIPLFEVTIDPSSHPQLHVFLKQVVGFDIVDDESKPERRPTKHMPTPAEWTNEFNPAYSYYAYYCYANLYTLNKLRESKGLPTIKFRPHCGEAGDVDHLAAAFLLCHNISHGINLRKSPVLQYLYYLAQVGLAMSPLSNNSLFLDYGRNPFPMFFQRGLNVSLSSDDPLQIHLTKEALVEEYSVAAQVWKLSSCDLCEIARNSVYQSGFSHMAKMHWLGSKYFMRGPEGNDIHKTNLPNTRIAFRHETWKEEMMYVYAGKAKFPEEIDLV; encoded by the exons ATGATCGCCGAAACCTCACTTCGCTATACACAGCCGAAACGCAGCGTTTTCAAGCAAACCGAACTCAAGGGTTTTATCGAATTCTCCGTTCCGATGGATCCTGGGTCGTCGTCCTCGTCGTCCTCATCGTCGGCATTCCCTCTCCACATGGCGATGGCGGCGCTGGTCGGAGCATCGCTGATGGCTATCTCCGCCTTCTACGTTCACAAGCGCAGCGTCGATCAGGTTCTCCACCGCCTTATCGACATCCGCCGCGGAGGCCCTGCCAAGGCCGATGACCACGGCGGAGGAGAGCGAGGTGACTGCGACGACGCTGAGGCAGAGGTTGAGACTAATCGCAAAATGCGGGGACGGGGTCCATCTAGGTCTTTGGATAAGGCCGCACTTTGCTGTAGAAGAGTCTCGTCTTCCTTGCCCAATGCCGTTTTGGACAGTTCTTGGTTCGATGAAGAATCTAATTTTGATCCTCCAGAGCCTTTCTCCGTCCAAGATTTTTCCTCTTGTCACTTTGATAAACTCAACTCCATTCCCTCTGGACTGCCACCGCTTCAAACGGCTCCAAAAGACG AAGAGCATCTCTCTGCTAGCCACTCTGGTTCCAATGTGAGGGTGGCACCTGTTAGTAGGCTAATGACTCCAAGATCTCTGGGAGGCAATGCATTTGACAGTGCAGGGGATTCCGATGAGGAAGGAACGGAACTTGTAATTGGAGAGGACACTTTTTTCAACTATCCAGACATTAATCATTCAGTTGATTTTATGGGTATTAAT GATTTAAATTCAAACGTTCAGAATTCAACTCTCCTTCCCTTTAAAGTTGATAATGGCAACTGTTTTCAAGATCAGAAATGCAGAGGAACCAAAACTGAATCAAATGTTGGTGTAGATCTGCATGTCAATGGAAAGATGGACACAGCTTCAGGGAACATTTTGGGAACTAGGCCTATTTCTGCCAACACCATTTCACCACTGAGAACCATAGTGCAGG AATCAACAAATGTAGAAGAGGAGGAAGTACTGGAGATGATTCGTGGATGTTTAGATTTGCGGGATACCTACGTTTACAGGGAAAAAGTTGCTCCATGGGAGAAGGTAACAGAGCTAGGAAGTACTGCACTGGAGACAAGCAGTGATCCATTTCACTTTGACCTTGTTGAGACAACTACT CATCACTTCGGGATGGAAGATGGAGTTGTACATGTTTATGCGAGCAAAAATG aCACTGTGGATCTTTTCCCTGTTGCAAGTTCAACAACATTTTTCACTGATATGCATCATATTCTAAGAATTATGGCTATTGGAAATGTTCGATCTTCATGTCATCATCGATTAAGATTTCTTGAGGAG AAATTCCGCCTTCATCTGTTAGTAAATGCAGATCGGGAGTTTCTGGCTCAGAAGAGTGCACCACATCGCGATTTCTACAATATTAGAAAGGTTGATACACATGTGCATCATTCTGCCTGCATGAACCAGAAGCACCTCCTGCGCTTCATCAAGTCTAAGCTCAGAAAAGAACCTGATGAG GTTGTCATATTCCGAGATGGGAAGTATCTCACACTTAGGGAAGTTTTTGAGAGTTTAGATTTGACAGG GCATGATCTGAATGTTGATCTATTGGATGTGCATGCTGACAAGAGTACCTTCCATAGATTTGACAAGTTCAATCTTAAGTATAATCCTTGCGGACAAAGCAGATTAAGAGAGATCTTCTTAAAGCAGGACAATCTTATCCAAG GGCGTTTTCTAGCAGAATTAACAAAACAAGTTCTATTGGATCTTGAAGCAAGCAAATACCAG ATGGCTGAGTATAGAGTGTCAATATATGGAAGGAAACAAAGCGAATGGGATCAGCTGGCGAGTTGGTTTATTAACAATTCAATTTACAGTGAGAATGCTGTTTGGTTAATCCAG CTACCACGGCTATATAATGTTTACAAGCAAATGGGGATTGTTACAAACTTTCAGAATATTTTAGATAATGTGTTTATTCCTTTATTCGAAGTAACAATTGATCCAAGTTCTCATCCGCAACTACATGTATTCCTAAAGCAG GTTGTGGGTTTCGACATTGTAGATGATGAAAGTAAACCAGAAAGGCGTCCAACTAAACACATGCCCACGCCTGCCGAATGGACCAATGAATTCAATCCTGCATACTCTTACTATGCTTATTACTGCTATGCTAACTTGTACACTCTCAACAAG CTTCGTGAGTCAAAAGGACTGCCAACAATCAAATTCCGGCCACACTGTGGAGAG GCAGGTGATGTAGACCATTTGGCTGCTGCATTCCTTCTCTGCCATAACATTTCTCATGGGATTAATTTGCGGAAATCCCCTGTTTTGCAGTATCTGTATTATCTTGCTCAG GTTGGACTGGCTATGTCACCACTGAGCAATAATTCGCTTTTCCTGGATTATGGTCGCAATCCATTTCCGATGTTCTTCCAGCGTGGCCTAAATGTTTCACTCTCAAGCGATGATCCTCTGCAAATCCATTTGACAAAAGAAGCCCTTGTGGAAGAATATAGTGTTGCAGCACAG GTGTGGAAACTCAGTTCCTGTGATCTATGTGAGATAGCAAGGAACTCTGTCTATCAATCTGGATTTTCACATATGGCAAAG ATGCATTGGCTTGGTAGTAAATACTTCATGAGAGGCCCTGAAGGAAATGATATTCACAAGACAAATCTGCCCAACACAAGGATTGCCTTCCGTCATGAG ACATGGAAGGAGGAGATGATGTATGTCTACGCTGGAAAGGCTAAGTTTCCTGAAGAGATAGACCTTGTATAA
- the LOC117911947 gene encoding probable AMP deaminase isoform X3, which produces MIAETSLRYTQPKRSVFKQTELKGFIEFSVPMDPGSSSSSSSSSAFPLHMAMAALVGASLMAISAFYVHKRSVDQVLHRLIDIRRGGPAKADDHGGGERGDCDDAEAEVETNRKMRGRGPSRSLDKAALCCRRVSSSLPNAVLDSSWFDEESNFDPPEPFSVQDFSSCHFDKLNSIPSGLPPLQTAPKDEEHLSASHSGSNVRVAPVSRLMTPRSLGGNAFDSAGDSDEEGTELVIGEDTFFNYPDINHSVDFMGINDLNSNVQNSTLLPFKVDNGNCFQDQKCRGTKTESNVGVDLHVNGKMDTASGNILGTRPISANTISPLRTIVQESTNVEEEEVLEMIRGCLDLRDTYVYREKVAPWEKVTELGSTALETSSDPFHFDLVETTTHHFGMEDGVVHVYASKNDTVDLFPVASSTTFFTDMHHILRIMAIGNVRSSCHHRLRFLEEKFRLHLLVNADREFLAQKSAPHRDFYNIRKVDTHVHHSACMNQKHLLRFIKSKLRKEPDEVVIFRDGKYLTLREVFESLDLTGHDLNVDLLDVHADKSTFHRFDKFNLKYNPCGQSRLREIFLKQDNLIQGRFLAELTKQVLLDLEASKYQMAEYRVSIYGRKQSEWDQLASWFINNSIYSENAVWLIQLPRLYNVYKQMGIVTNFQNILDNVFIPLFEVTIDPSSHPQLHVFLKQVVGFDIVDDESKPERRPTKHMPTPAEWTNEFNPAYSYYAYYCYANLYTLNKLRESKGLPTIKFRPHCGEAGDVDHLAAAFLLCHNISHGINLRKSPVLQYLYYLAQVGLAMSPLSNNSLFLDYGRNPFPMFFQRGLNVSLSSDDPLQIHLTKEALVEEYSVAAQVWKLSSCDLCEIARNSVYQSGFSHMAKMGKLKR; this is translated from the exons ATGATCGCCGAAACCTCACTTCGCTATACACAGCCGAAACGCAGCGTTTTCAAGCAAACCGAACTCAAGGGTTTTATCGAATTCTCCGTTCCGATGGATCCTGGGTCGTCGTCCTCGTCGTCCTCATCGTCGGCATTCCCTCTCCACATGGCGATGGCGGCGCTGGTCGGAGCATCGCTGATGGCTATCTCCGCCTTCTACGTTCACAAGCGCAGCGTCGATCAGGTTCTCCACCGCCTTATCGACATCCGCCGCGGAGGCCCTGCCAAGGCCGATGACCACGGCGGAGGAGAGCGAGGTGACTGCGACGACGCTGAGGCAGAGGTTGAGACTAATCGCAAAATGCGGGGACGGGGTCCATCTAGGTCTTTGGATAAGGCCGCACTTTGCTGTAGAAGAGTCTCGTCTTCCTTGCCCAATGCCGTTTTGGACAGTTCTTGGTTCGATGAAGAATCTAATTTTGATCCTCCAGAGCCTTTCTCCGTCCAAGATTTTTCCTCTTGTCACTTTGATAAACTCAACTCCATTCCCTCTGGACTGCCACCGCTTCAAACGGCTCCAAAAGACG AAGAGCATCTCTCTGCTAGCCACTCTGGTTCCAATGTGAGGGTGGCACCTGTTAGTAGGCTAATGACTCCAAGATCTCTGGGAGGCAATGCATTTGACAGTGCAGGGGATTCCGATGAGGAAGGAACGGAACTTGTAATTGGAGAGGACACTTTTTTCAACTATCCAGACATTAATCATTCAGTTGATTTTATGGGTATTAAT GATTTAAATTCAAACGTTCAGAATTCAACTCTCCTTCCCTTTAAAGTTGATAATGGCAACTGTTTTCAAGATCAGAAATGCAGAGGAACCAAAACTGAATCAAATGTTGGTGTAGATCTGCATGTCAATGGAAAGATGGACACAGCTTCAGGGAACATTTTGGGAACTAGGCCTATTTCTGCCAACACCATTTCACCACTGAGAACCATAGTGCAGG AATCAACAAATGTAGAAGAGGAGGAAGTACTGGAGATGATTCGTGGATGTTTAGATTTGCGGGATACCTACGTTTACAGGGAAAAAGTTGCTCCATGGGAGAAGGTAACAGAGCTAGGAAGTACTGCACTGGAGACAAGCAGTGATCCATTTCACTTTGACCTTGTTGAGACAACTACT CATCACTTCGGGATGGAAGATGGAGTTGTACATGTTTATGCGAGCAAAAATG aCACTGTGGATCTTTTCCCTGTTGCAAGTTCAACAACATTTTTCACTGATATGCATCATATTCTAAGAATTATGGCTATTGGAAATGTTCGATCTTCATGTCATCATCGATTAAGATTTCTTGAGGAG AAATTCCGCCTTCATCTGTTAGTAAATGCAGATCGGGAGTTTCTGGCTCAGAAGAGTGCACCACATCGCGATTTCTACAATATTAGAAAGGTTGATACACATGTGCATCATTCTGCCTGCATGAACCAGAAGCACCTCCTGCGCTTCATCAAGTCTAAGCTCAGAAAAGAACCTGATGAG GTTGTCATATTCCGAGATGGGAAGTATCTCACACTTAGGGAAGTTTTTGAGAGTTTAGATTTGACAGG GCATGATCTGAATGTTGATCTATTGGATGTGCATGCTGACAAGAGTACCTTCCATAGATTTGACAAGTTCAATCTTAAGTATAATCCTTGCGGACAAAGCAGATTAAGAGAGATCTTCTTAAAGCAGGACAATCTTATCCAAG GGCGTTTTCTAGCAGAATTAACAAAACAAGTTCTATTGGATCTTGAAGCAAGCAAATACCAG ATGGCTGAGTATAGAGTGTCAATATATGGAAGGAAACAAAGCGAATGGGATCAGCTGGCGAGTTGGTTTATTAACAATTCAATTTACAGTGAGAATGCTGTTTGGTTAATCCAG CTACCACGGCTATATAATGTTTACAAGCAAATGGGGATTGTTACAAACTTTCAGAATATTTTAGATAATGTGTTTATTCCTTTATTCGAAGTAACAATTGATCCAAGTTCTCATCCGCAACTACATGTATTCCTAAAGCAG GTTGTGGGTTTCGACATTGTAGATGATGAAAGTAAACCAGAAAGGCGTCCAACTAAACACATGCCCACGCCTGCCGAATGGACCAATGAATTCAATCCTGCATACTCTTACTATGCTTATTACTGCTATGCTAACTTGTACACTCTCAACAAG CTTCGTGAGTCAAAAGGACTGCCAACAATCAAATTCCGGCCACACTGTGGAGAG GCAGGTGATGTAGACCATTTGGCTGCTGCATTCCTTCTCTGCCATAACATTTCTCATGGGATTAATTTGCGGAAATCCCCTGTTTTGCAGTATCTGTATTATCTTGCTCAG GTTGGACTGGCTATGTCACCACTGAGCAATAATTCGCTTTTCCTGGATTATGGTCGCAATCCATTTCCGATGTTCTTCCAGCGTGGCCTAAATGTTTCACTCTCAAGCGATGATCCTCTGCAAATCCATTTGACAAAAGAAGCCCTTGTGGAAGAATATAGTGTTGCAGCACAG GTGTGGAAACTCAGTTCCTGTGATCTATGTGAGATAGCAAGGAACTCTGTCTATCAATCTGGATTTTCACATATGGCAAAG ATGGGTAAATTGAAGAGATGA